The Primulina eburnea isolate SZY01 chromosome 13, ASM2296580v1, whole genome shotgun sequence genome includes a region encoding these proteins:
- the LOC140810154 gene encoding nudix hydrolase 9 encodes MEESRFEAEYPCPPAFKLLVSCPSGLSPSQLSVVFDPAYDRIHHPDTSLENSISEIWDRRVQQNPSLFNGLKFRYGGNNISGGADSSQEHDVCLHLGLTDYRTFVGTNLNPLWERFLFPSEDDWRRCQHTSNPLGNGAIVETTENDIVVLQRSTNVGEFPGHFVFPGGHPEPQEVGITSHHRNFELSHQMVNDMVSREMFDSIIREVVEEIGVPAATLGNPVFIGVSQRVLNVRPTAFFFIKCSLQSKEIQHLYYNAQDSFESTQLCTMSMNDVAEISSKMPGCHQGGFALYKLMVDAAEKK; translated from the exons ATGGAGGAGAGTCGTTTTGAAGCGGAATATCCCTGCCCTCCCGCATTCAAGCTTCTTGTCTCGTGTCCCTCTGGTCTCTCACCATCTCAG TTATCAGTGGTGTTTGATCCAGCCTATGATAGAATCCATCATCCCGATACCAGCTTGGAAAATTCCATTTCAGAG ATATGGGATCGCAGAGTTCAGCAGAACCCATCTTTGTTCAATGGGCTGAAATTCAGG TATGGAGGAAACAACATTAGTGGTGGGGCTGATTCCTCTCAGGAGCATGATGTGTGCCTTCATCTTGGTTTGACTGATTACAG GACATTTGTGGGAACAAACTTGAATCCTCTGTGGGAAAGATTTCTTTTTCCATCTGAAG ATGATTGGAGACGGTGCCAACATACCTCTAATCCTCTTGGCAATGGGGCAATCGTAGAGACTACTGAAAATGATATAGTCGTGCTTCAAAGAAGTACTAATGTAGGTGAATTTCCTGGACATTTTGTTTTCCCTGGTGGCCATCCAGAG CCCCAAGAAGTTGGAATAACAAGTCATCACCGTAACTTCGAATTAAGCCATCAGATGGTCAATGACATGGTTTCTCGTGAAATGTTTGACAGCATCATCCGGGAAGTAGTTGAAGAAATTGGAGTTCCAGCTGCTACCCTA GGAAATCCTGTCTTTATTGGTGTCTCCCAGAGGGTGTTGAACGTTCGGCCAACAGCATTTTTCTTCATCAAATGCAGTCTCCAGTCGAAAGAGATTCAGCACCTATATTATAACGCGCAAGACAGCTTTGAATCTACTCAGCTGTGTACTATGTCAATG AATGATGTGGCTGAGATTTCGTCTAAAATGCCTGGATGTCACCAAGGAGGATTTGCCCTCTATAAGTTGATGGTAGATGCCGCGGAAAAGAAGTGA
- the LOC140809461 gene encoding cytochrome P450 93B2-like, with protein MDFTQIGGVVIFFASTLLILSIYKQRRSHLPSPPGPFALPVIGHLHLLGPRIHHTFHDLSQRYGPLFQIRLGSVRCVVVSTPELAKEFLKTHELVFSARKHTTAIDIVTYDSSFAFSPYGPYWKYIKKLCTYELLGARNLSNFEPIRKFEVKDFLRVLSNKAKTGEIINVTEELVKLTSNVISHMMLGLRCSETEGEAEAARNVIRDVTQIFGEFDVSDIIWFCKNFDLQGIRRRSEDIQKRYDTLLEKIITDREKKRGGGGSGSGGDAKDFLDMLLDVMESKNSDVKFTREHLKALILDFFTAGTDTTAIAVEWSIAELLRNPKVLEKAQEEIDNVVGSGRLLQESDASKLPYIMAIIKETFRLHPPIPMISRKSVSDCAINGYMIHAQTLLFVNIWSIGRNPKYWESPMEFRPERFLEPGFGSIDVKGQNFELMPFGTGRRGCPGMLLAMQELVSILGALVQCFHLELPDGSQNVDMTERPGLTAPRAYDLVCRVVPRVDVALVSGD; from the exons ATGGATTTTACCCAAATCGGTGGTGTAGTAATCTTCTTCGCATCCACACTGTTAATCCTCAGTATTTACAAACAAAGAAGAAGCCATCTCCCCTCTCCTCCGGGGCCATTCGCCCTCCCAGTTATCGGCCATTTACATCTCCTAGGCCCAAGAATCCACCACACTTTCCATGATCTTTCGCAGCGCTACGGTCCCTTGTTCCAGATCCGCCTCGGTTCTGTACGCTGTGTGGTGGTCTCAACACCTGAACTCGCTAAAGAATTCCTCAAAACTCACGAGCTTGTCTTCTCTGCACGCAAGCACACGACAGCCATCGACATAGTCACCTACGATTCTTCGTTTGCTTTCTCCCCTTACGGACCTTACTGGAAGTATATCAAGAAACTCTGCACCTATGAACTGCTCGGTGCGAGGAATCTCTCCAACTTTGAGCCCATAAGGAAGTTTGAAGTAAAAGATTTCTTGAGAGTTTTGTCCAACAAGGCAAAAACAGGAGAAATTATTAATGTCACAGAAGAGCTAGTGAAGCTCACGAGCAATGTGATATCTCACATGATGCTGGGTCTCCGGTGTTCGGAGACGGAGGGGGAAGCGGAGGCGGCGAGGAATGTGATTCGGGATGTGACGCAGATTTTCGGGGAGTTCGATGTATCGGATATCATATGGTTTTGCAAGAACTTTGATTTGCAAGGGATAAGGAGGAGATCGGAGGACATACAGAAGAGGTACGACACTTTGCTGGAGAAAATCATTACGGACAGAGAGAAAAAGCGCGGCGGCGGCGGTAGTGGTAGCGGCGGAGATGCGAAGGATTTTCTTGACATGTTACTTGACGTCATGGAGAGTAAGAATTCGGATGTCAAATTCACCAGAGAACACCTTAAAGCTTTGATTCTG GATTTCTTCACTGCTGGCACGGACACAACTGCCATTGCAGTGGAATGGTCGATTGCAGAACTCCTCCGCAACCCAAAGGTACTCGAAAAGGCTCAGGAAGAGATCGACAACGTTGTAGGTTCGGGAAGGCTTTTGCAAGAATCCGACGCCTCAAAACTTCCCTACATCATGGCAATAATCAAAGAAACATTCCGTCTGCACCCCCCGATTCCTATGATCTCAAGAAAGTCTGTTTCCGACTGCGCGATCAACGGGTACATGATCCATGCTCAAACTCTCTTATTTGTTAACATTTGGTCCATTGGCCGGAATCCCAAGTACTGGGAGAGCCCGATGGAGTTCCGTCCAGAGAGATTTCTGGAACCGGGGTTTGGTTCAATTGATGTTAAAGGGCAGAATTTCGAGTTGATGCCGTTTGGGACAGGTAGAAGGGGCTGTCCAGGGATGCTGCTAGCAATGCAGGAGTTGGTTTCAATATTGGGGGCTTTGGTGCAGTGCTTCCATTTGGAGCTTCCCGATGGTTCGCAGAATGTCGATATGACGGAAAGGCCGGGGTTAACCGCACCTCGGGCATATGACCTGGTCTGCCGTGTGGTGCCAAGGGTTGATGTCGCGCTGGTTTCGGGCGATTGA